One segment of Candidatus Sericytochromatia bacterium DNA contains the following:
- the ruvB gene encoding Holliday junction branch migration DNA helicase RuvB has protein sequence MAIINSSEDPIPKRVRDTLSAPVTPPVRLLTPEVQPEDQAENGGLRPRRLADYAGQSELKDVLQVAIDAARRRQEPLDHLLLHGPPGLGKTTMAQIVAAEMGVPVRITSAPALERPRDIAGLLATLQPGEVLFIDEIHRLSRLAEELLYPAMEDFSLDITIGKGQTARTRRLPLPRFTLIGATTRAGALSAPLRDRFGLIQRLNFYREDELVAILHRAADIFGLVLEPSGALAMARRARGTPRVANRLLRRVRDFSEVNGGGAITEPVAAAALDRLGVDPSGLEPLDRQLLTVIIDHHRGGPVGLETVAAALGEDPATIEDIYEPYLMQAGFLARTPRGRVVNPKAYAHLGLPHPASFTPLFSGRAETLSGLSDPSKLL, from the coding sequence TTGGCCATCATCAATTCTTCCGAGGACCCCATTCCGAAACGGGTGCGTGACACGCTGAGTGCGCCCGTCACGCCGCCCGTGCGTCTATTGACGCCCGAAGTACAACCCGAAGATCAGGCGGAGAATGGTGGCCTGAGACCGCGGCGCTTGGCGGATTATGCGGGTCAGAGCGAGCTCAAGGACGTTCTGCAGGTGGCGATCGATGCCGCGCGTCGTCGCCAGGAGCCGCTGGACCATTTGTTGCTGCACGGGCCTCCGGGCCTTGGAAAGACCACCATGGCCCAGATTGTCGCGGCAGAGATGGGCGTGCCCGTTCGCATCACCTCGGCGCCTGCCCTTGAACGTCCGCGCGATATTGCGGGCTTGCTGGCCACCCTGCAACCGGGTGAAGTCCTGTTCATCGATGAAATCCACCGGTTGAGTCGTCTGGCTGAAGAACTGCTCTATCCGGCCATGGAAGATTTCAGCCTGGATATCACGATAGGCAAGGGACAAACGGCCCGGACGCGTCGCTTGCCGTTGCCTCGCTTCACCCTGATCGGGGCCACCACCCGCGCGGGTGCCCTCAGTGCGCCGCTGCGTGATCGGTTTGGGTTGATTCAGCGCCTCAATTTCTACCGCGAAGACGAACTCGTTGCGATCCTGCATCGGGCTGCCGACATTTTCGGGCTGGTCCTGGAACCTTCCGGGGCTTTGGCCATGGCACGTCGGGCCAGGGGCACCCCCCGCGTCGCGAACCGCTTGCTGAGGCGAGTACGTGACTTTTCCGAAGTGAACGGAGGGGGGGCCATCACGGAGCCGGTGGCGGCTGCCGCTCTCGATCGTCTTGGCGTGGATCCCTCTGGCCTGGAGCCCCTCGACCGCCAGTTGCTCACGGTCATCATCGACCATCACCGAGGGGGGCCGGTGGGGCTCGAAACGGTGGCTGCCGCGCTGGGTGAGGATCCGGCCACCATCGAGGACATTTATGAGCCCTACCTCATGCAGGCAGGCTTCCTGGCCCGCACCCCCCGCGGACGGGTGGTGAATCCCAAGGCCTATGCGCATCTGGGGCTGCCTCACCCGGCTTCCTTTACCCCTTTGTTCTCTGGACGGGCTGAAACGCTCTCGGGCCTGTCGGACCCCTCGAAACTGCTATAA
- a CDS encoding ATP-dependent Clp protease adaptor ClpS, with protein sequence MTTKPLEKVESKQRLFDPYKVLLHNDDHNEMMHVVQSIVKSVPQIAQREAVSIMEEAHLTGVAVVIAAPLEYAEMYCDRLRSFGLVASIEQDV encoded by the coding sequence TTGACGACGAAGCCGCTGGAAAAAGTTGAATCCAAGCAACGTCTGTTTGACCCCTACAAGGTTCTGCTTCACAACGACGACCACAATGAAATGATGCATGTGGTCCAATCCATTGTGAAGTCTGTGCCGCAGATCGCCCAGCGCGAAGCGGTCTCGATCATGGAAGAGGCCCATCTCACCGGCGTGGCCGTGGTGATTGCTGCGCCCTTGGAATACGCCGAAATGTACTGCGACCGTCTGCGCAGCTTCGGGCTGGTGGCCTCGATCGAGCAGGACGTTTAG
- a CDS encoding response regulator, with translation MPTILLVEDNPDTVEFLSRRLRDRGYEVLIARNGLDALRIAEAELPAAIVLDVNLPLLDGDEVARRLRGQTATRDIPMVFVTAESETRVMDLLRPHHTLCLEKAIRSQMLLDALAQVLSPPA, from the coding sequence ATGCCCACGATCTTGCTGGTTGAGGACAACCCAGACACCGTCGAGTTTCTCTCTCGTCGCCTGCGTGATCGCGGCTACGAGGTGTTGATCGCACGGAACGGCTTGGACGCTCTGCGCATCGCGGAGGCTGAGTTGCCGGCAGCCATTGTGCTCGACGTCAACCTGCCCTTGTTGGATGGCGATGAGGTGGCCCGTAGGTTACGTGGTCAGACGGCCACGCGGGACATCCCGATGGTGTTCGTGACGGCCGAATCGGAAACGCGCGTGATGGACTTGCTGCGCCCCCATCACACCCTGTGTCTGGAGAAAGCCATTCGCAGTCAAATGCTGCTCGACGCTCTGGCTCAGGTTCTCTCGCCCCCTGCGTGA
- a CDS encoding branched-chain amino acid transaminase, which translates to MATKPSFVFFRGQFVPFEEAKVGVMTHGLNYGTGCFEGIRGYWNADKNELFVLKMRPHFERLHQSARILYMNLPYSVDELCEITLELIRRNGFREDVYIRPLLYMGDEIIGVRLHKLNTDFTMFATPMGDYIDTTGIKVGVSSWRRLDDNAVPARAKITGAYINSALAKTEAYHNGFDDAIFLNADGHVSEGSAMNLFLVRHGELVTPGVQHNILEGVTRRAVMRIAREELGIATDERSVDRTELYIADEMFLCGTGAQISPVTSIDHRPVGGTEQVGPVTRQIMEIYNRAVRGNHPSFTDWVTPVYMGALPPVGSAH; encoded by the coding sequence ATGGCGACCAAACCATCCTTTGTCTTTTTTCGAGGCCAGTTTGTGCCCTTCGAGGAAGCCAAGGTGGGGGTGATGACCCACGGTCTGAACTACGGCACTGGCTGCTTCGAAGGAATTCGCGGCTACTGGAATGCCGACAAGAACGAGCTGTTCGTTCTGAAGATGCGGCCGCACTTCGAGCGTCTCCACCAGTCTGCGCGCATCCTGTACATGAACCTTCCGTACTCGGTTGATGAGCTGTGTGAGATCACGCTCGAACTGATCCGGCGCAATGGATTTCGGGAAGATGTTTACATTCGTCCCCTGCTCTACATGGGGGATGAGATTATCGGGGTCCGTCTGCACAAGCTGAATACGGACTTCACGATGTTTGCGACCCCCATGGGCGATTACATCGACACCACCGGCATCAAGGTCGGGGTTTCCAGCTGGCGCCGCTTGGATGACAACGCAGTACCGGCCAGGGCCAAGATCACGGGCGCCTACATCAACTCTGCCCTGGCGAAGACCGAGGCTTACCACAACGGCTTTGATGACGCGATCTTTCTGAATGCGGATGGTCACGTGTCGGAGGGCAGCGCGATGAACCTGTTCCTCGTGCGGCACGGTGAACTGGTGACGCCGGGCGTTCAGCACAACATTTTGGAGGGGGTCACGCGCCGGGCTGTGATGCGGATTGCCCGCGAGGAGCTGGGTATCGCGACGGATGAGCGCTCCGTGGACCGCACCGAACTCTATATCGCGGACGAGATGTTTCTTTGCGGGACGGGTGCCCAGATCTCGCCGGTGACCTCGATTGACCATCGGCCTGTTGGCGGGACAGAGCAAGTGGGACCTGTCACGCGCCAGATCATGGAGATCTACAACCGGGCCGTTCGAGGCAATCATCCGAGTTTCACGGACTGGGTGACGCCGGTCTACATGGGGGCATTGCCGCCTGTGGGCTCCGCGCACTGA
- a CDS encoding helix-turn-helix transcriptional regulator → MSERARALPSRRPVRRDSAGIKPRSPSIEILKRSLDAAGVNRRTFVNETGLSYEYVSRIFNSKVKFPAVRETLEKFAEVARIDPMLFVEYQQLVSVLPVSTRKLWERLQDLGLSRQEFARQVPVSRTYMYEILRGDVPFPRNPEVIEKIATAAGMAPEAFSEYLAPVQDWADRNPGAIEHVFMNLLVSKMLVARGYAAQVSSARHLSDEMLKIFPPDDRYEPWVRELFREMGRRGLGVRQVAEEAGVSEQDVRLIVMGQVQSVDLPHCVQALQTTFGLN, encoded by the coding sequence GTGTCCGAACGCGCTCGTGCTCTTCCTTCTCGTCGGCCTGTGCGCCGCGATTCTGCCGGCATCAAGCCGCGCTCACCGTCGATCGAGATTCTCAAGCGAAGCTTGGATGCGGCCGGCGTTAACCGCCGCACGTTCGTCAACGAGACCGGCCTGAGCTACGAGTATGTGTCGCGCATATTCAACAGCAAGGTCAAATTTCCAGCGGTCCGGGAAACGCTTGAGAAGTTCGCCGAAGTGGCCCGGATCGACCCCATGCTGTTCGTCGAGTATCAACAACTCGTCAGCGTCCTGCCCGTTTCGACGCGTAAGCTGTGGGAACGTCTACAGGACCTCGGTCTCAGCCGGCAGGAATTCGCACGCCAGGTCCCGGTCAGCCGCACCTACATGTACGAAATTCTGCGTGGAGATGTCCCATTTCCGCGCAACCCCGAGGTGATTGAGAAGATTGCCACGGCCGCTGGAATGGCGCCGGAAGCCTTCTCCGAGTATCTTGCGCCGGTCCAGGACTGGGCGGACCGCAATCCGGGGGCCATCGAACACGTCTTTATGAACCTGCTGGTATCCAAAATGTTGGTGGCGCGTGGATACGCCGCCCAGGTCTCCTCGGCCCGTCACCTTTCCGATGAGATGCTGAAAATTTTCCCCCCCGATGATCGCTATGAGCCTTGGGTCAGAGAATTGTTTCGCGAAATGGGGAGGCGTGGCCTCGGAGTTCGCCAGGTGGCAGAAGAGGCGGGTGTCTCCGAACAAGACGTGCGCTTGATCGTGATGGGCCAGGTGCAATCTGTGGACCTGCCTCACTGCGTCCAAGCCCTCCAAACCACTTTTGGATTGAACTGA